The following is a genomic window from Pelobacter seleniigenes DSM 18267.
TGCTGATCAGTGTAACGATGAACAGAGCCGAGGGGCCGGCGGCCTCAAGTTGGTAGAACAGGTCCGAGCCGCGAAAACGCGCCCGGCCGCGGAGAAAGGATCCCATGGCGAGACCGGTTTCGCCGACAAAGCGCAACAGATCGTTCCAGTTACGATGCGCCTCAATGGTGATGTTGCCGATTTTGGTCAGGACCGGTTGGCCAAGGATTGTCCGCCTGGTTCCCTGCCGCTCAGGAACAGCAAAGGCCAGCCGGAGAAGTTTTTGTGCGCCCTCCGGGAGGGTTTCCTGGACGACCTTGATGTCTTTTTCCCGGCAGATTCGGACCAGGTTGACCAGGAAAATCATCAAGCCGCTGTCCCAGCTTTGCAGGTTTGTGCAGTCGAAAGAGAGTTGTTTGGGCGGAGGAGAAAAGAGCGTATCCGGCAGCGAAGCTACATCCGGAATGGCGTGACGGGTACTCCAGTGCCCACTCAGTTGAAGCTCAAGCCCGTCTGTTCCGGTTTTGATATGATATTGGCTGCTGTGATCTGGCATGGTTTCTATTCGGTCTTTCTGGGCATTATACCCGGGTCAGATCCTCATAAAATACCATGCAGTTAGGGGAGTATCCAGCTGAAATCAGTAAAAAAAACAATTATCTGGGAGGTGTTGCGAGTTCCAGCACCGTCACCTGATTGCGACCGTTCTGCTTGGAATGGTAAAGACCGCGGTCTGCGGTTTCGATAAGATCGTCCTTGGATACGCCATAGCAGTCAGCGCCAAAGGTGGTTGCCCCGGCACTGACCGTCACATAGATCAGCTGGCCGTCAACCAGGGTCGCAATCCCTTCAACACAACGTCGCAGCCTGGCAGCGAAGACCTTTGCCCCGGCGGCATTGGTTTCCGGGAGGATCACGGCAAATTCTTCCCCGCCATAGCGGGCGACAATGTCGGTGGGCCGAACCGCACTGCTGACGGCCCTGGCGATATTCATCAGGACCACATCTCCGGCAGGATGACCGTGTGAGTCGTTGACTTTTTTAAAATAATCGATGTCGAAAAGAATCAGTGAAACCGAGGTTTTGTATCTGGCGGCGCGGGATAGTTCATATTTGAGGGCTTCCTGAAAATATCGGTGGTTGTACAGACCGGTGAGGCCGTCCCGATAGACCAATTCACGCAGCCGGTTATTGGCATCCTGCAGTTCTCGGGCCAGCCGTTCAGCCTTGTCCCTGGCCTCCTGCAGCTCCAGAATCATTTGCGCGTTACCCATATTCAAATCAGCCAACTCCTGGTTGGCCTGTTGCAAGAGTATGGAGTAGGGCTGCAGGTCACCGGGGTCCAACTCAAAGGATGCCAGAATATTTCTGCTGTTGGCCGCGGCATCGTCCAGCAGTTGAGCCGTTTGTGCGTGACTCAGGGCAAAGCGGTCGGTCAACTCCTGTTGCAGGTGACGGGCTTTCTCCGCACGGCAACGACTGGTATACAGATCGGCCAGCCGGGCTGCATAGTGGAGGATGTCAACGGCGGTGCTGAGTGCTGAAGGAGCCTGCTCCGGTTCATGGTGGAACAGCAGCGGGCAGCAGATATTTTCCGGCAGCTGCCAGCTTTGCAGCAGTGCATAACCGACCTGCTGATGGTCAAAACCGTAGGAGTCTTTTTCCAGCTCACTCAACGATTGGTCAAAGAGGACCGCTTCCCGGCACAGTTTATTGTAATGATCGCCTTTGGTCTGGGCAATCACCAGCATGCCGATATCCTGCAAAAGGGCGGCGACAAAGATATCATCATCTTTTTGATTCACCAACATGGCGAGAAGGTCGGCGCTGACCGCCGCGGTCACTGAGCGTCGCCACAGGGCATTGACATCGAAACGGCTGGCGCCGGTATCATCCAGTTCGCTGGCGATGATAAAGGAGAGGGCAATGTTTTTGATGAGATTGGTGCCGAGCACGGCCATGGCTCGACTGATGCTGCTGATCTGCCCCTGGCGCGCAAAAAATTCAGAGTTTGCGACGCGCAACATTTTTGCCGTTAAAACCGGGTCGGTGGCAATAATTTCACCCAGCTCGGTAAGGGCCGAATCATCTTTTTGCACCGCGTTGAGGATTCTGACAGCAATCGCTGGTGGCGAAGGCAGGCGCAGCTGTTGGTTGATCAACTGCAAAATTTTAAGATGATTTTCGGTCGTCTGCATAAAATCACTCTATTCCGAAGATGGTGCCGGGACAAATGAAAGAGGAGGTTACCTGCGCGGTAGAGTGATGGACCAGATTTGCTGTTGCCAACTGCTCGGTATGCATAGGCCTCTTTTTATTATATTTTCATTTTAGACGATTAATATTGTTATCCTAACCGAACTGGCGGAAATTACAAGCCCCAAAGTTAGAAGTAGTAAATTTTCCGGATGCCGGATCGC
Proteins encoded in this region:
- a CDS encoding sensor domain-containing diguanylate cyclase; the encoded protein is MQTTENHLKILQLINQQLRLPSPPAIAVRILNAVQKDDSALTELGEIIATDPVLTAKMLRVANSEFFARQGQISSISRAMAVLGTNLIKNIALSFIIASELDDTGASRFDVNALWRRSVTAAVSADLLAMLVNQKDDDIFVAALLQDIGMLVIAQTKGDHYNKLCREAVLFDQSLSELEKDSYGFDHQQVGYALLQSWQLPENICCPLLFHHEPEQAPSALSTAVDILHYAARLADLYTSRCRAEKARHLQQELTDRFALSHAQTAQLLDDAAANSRNILASFELDPGDLQPYSILLQQANQELADLNMGNAQMILELQEARDKAERLARELQDANNRLRELVYRDGLTGLYNHRYFQEALKYELSRAARYKTSVSLILFDIDYFKKVNDSHGHPAGDVVLMNIARAVSSAVRPTDIVARYGGEEFAVILPETNAAGAKVFAARLRRCVEGIATLVDGQLIYVTVSAGATTFGADCYGVSKDDLIETADRGLYHSKQNGRNQVTVLELATPPR